The Pan paniscus chromosome 1, NHGRI_mPanPan1-v2.0_pri, whole genome shotgun sequence genome has a segment encoding these proteins:
- the FNDC7 gene encoding fibronectin type III domain-containing protein 7, which produces MAGGRETCLPLIGFILICLKMVASAKSAPEIPTIDQAYSKLSNSITVEWATVPGATSYLLTAEDGDTVIETMVANSPGTVTGLKAATLYEITIRSISAAGRSQASPPKQAKTVLAAPILEVSSPSSDSILVQWEAVYMAIGFSVSIMRANGLGSIWKENTTNTSLTFTSLEAGTLYTIKAYAWNANRIPGDDSTCNQRTSPRAPANIQVSFDSGALKASFSWALAEGAFNYTVMALSDSSELTCSTTFSSCTISSLQCGTEYLISVLASNDAGSSKSSSAMTLKTVACAPGRVTIQEDPPGHLSVAWSNVDLGDYYVVFVKSDDGLEVHCNTSLTQCNFLSECGFTYFISVFAYNKAGQSPLGDIFNYTTAPCCPSDINPVLVSSDRVEIVWSPVRGAELYETKAVDGYNVVECNDTTPACTLSALECDTKYNITVYSFSEVRGSNMSCTPQFITTAPCSPEIKNVSRDAFSMINVHWRSTNDDATYTVTAQGEKGLYQCSSTGESCTMRGLPCGSVFSVTAVAETQAGRSLPSYSVPLETVPCCPTGLTVTQITQSVINVSWTIGRVAQTHVAVLESHTGQSKCHTHQNHCLLGCITCGINYTVTLKAISATGLAADCSYQSYFSGACCPLGVKLYRLGPNGIRIYWQASRGSANYSTDLYGSKGIFTCTPSAGLSFCDVTEIPCGDVYTVMVSPVAETGLKLTFCPKKIYSVTCSGSTLGMGYPTDYSIAFHVAQA; this is translated from the exons ATGGCTGGTGGACGAGAGACATGTTTGCCTTTGATTGGATTCATTCTTATCTGTCTTAAAATG GTTGCTTCAGCAAAATCAG CTCCTGAAATACCCACTATTGATCAGGCATATTCAAAACTCAGCAACAGTATCACTGTAGAATGGGCTACAGTGCCGGGTGCCACCAGTTACCTCCTCACGGCTGAAGACGGGGACACAGTCATTGAAACCATGGTGGCCAATTCCCCAGGCACTGTGACGGGACTAAAGGCTGCAACCTTGTATGAAATCACCATCAGATCCATCAGCGCTGCTGGGAGAAGCCAGGCATCACCTCCAAAGCAGGCAAAGACAG tgttGGCTGCACCAATTCTAGAAGTAAGCTCTCCAAGTTCAGACTCCATTCTTGTGCAGTGGGAAGCTGTATATATGGCAATTGGATTCTCCGTGTCCATTATGCGAGCCAATGGCTTGGGGAGTATATGGaaagagaatactacaaacacctcctTGACATTCACCAGTTTAGAAGCCGGGACTCTCTACACCATAAAGGCCTATGCATGGAATGCCAACAGAATCCCTGGGGATGACTCCACCTGCAATCAGAGAACAA GTCCTCGGGCCCCTGCCAACATTCAAGTCTCTTTCGATAGTGGAGCTCTGAAGGCATCTTTTTCATGGGCACTGGCAGAAGGAGCTTTCAATTATACTGTGATGGCTTTGAGTGACTCTTCAGAGCTGACCTGCAGTACAACTTTCAGTTCCTGCACCATCTCTTCCCTCCAGTGTGGAACTGAATACTTGATTTCAGTTTTAGCAAGTAATGATGCTGGATCTAGCAAATCATCTTCAGCAATGACCCTGAAAACTG TTGCTTGTGCACCTGGAAGAGTGACGATCCAAGAAGATCCCCCTGGCCACCTGTCTGTGGCTTGGTCCAATGTAGATCTGGGTGACTACTATGTGGTCTTTGTGAAGAGTGATGATGGCTTGGAAGTACACTGCAACACATCTCTCACTCAGTGCAACTTCTTATCTGAGTGTGGCTTCACTTATTTTATTAGTGTTTTTGCCTATAACAAGGCAGGGCAAAGTCCTTTGGGTGACATATTCAATTATACCACAG CTCCCTGTTGTCCTAGTGACATTAACCCCGTGTTGGTGTCCAGTGACAGAGTTGAGATTGTCTGGTCTCCTGTCCGTGGTGCCGAACTGTATGAAACCAAGGCTGTAGATGGGTACAACGTGGTTGAGTGCAATGACACTACTCCTGCGTGCACCCTTTCGGCTCTAGAGTGTGACACCAAGTACAACATCACAGTGTATTCATTCAGTGAAGTCCGAGGCAGCAATATGTCATGTACTCCCCAGTTCATAACCACAG CTCCTTGCAGtcctgaaataaaaaatgtttcaagGGATGCATTCTCCATGATTAATGTGCACTGGCGATCCACTAATGATGACGCTACTTACACGGTGACTGCCCAAGGGGAGAAAGGACTGTATCAGTGCAGCAGCACAGGAGAGTCCTGTACCATGCGGGGCTTGCCCTGTGGCTCAGTGTTCTCTGTCACTGCTGTGGCCGAAACACAGGCAGGACGGAGCCTGCCCAGCTACAGTGTGCCCCTGGAAACAG TGCCATGCTGTCCAACCGGTCTGACAGTAACTCAAATCACCCAGTCAGTAATCAACGTGAGCTGGACTATTGGGAGAGTGGCTCAAACCCATGTTGCAGTTCTGGAGTCACACACTGGACAGTCTAAGTGTCACACTCATCAAAACCACTGCCTCCTAGGATGCATCACATGTGGCATCAATTACACAGTGACATTAAAAGCAATTAGTGCCACCGGGTTGGCTGCGGATTGCTCCTACCAAAGTTATTTCTCTG GTGCCTGCTGCCCTTTGGGTGTGAAATTATATAGGCTGGGCCCTAATGGCATCCGGATCTACTGGCAAGCCTCCAGGGGCTCTGCCAATTACAGCACTGACCTCTATGGCTCCAAAGGCATTTTCACGTGCACCCCGAGTGCTGGCCTCAGTTTCTGTGATGTCACTGAGATACCCTGTGGGGATGTATACACTGTGATGGTCTCACCAGTTGCTGAAACAGGATTGAAGCTTACTTTCTGTccaaaaaaaatatattcag TAACTTGCTCTGGAAGTACACTTGGAATGG GTTACCCCACAGACTACTCTATTGCTTTCCATGTAGCCCAAGCCTGA